CAGCCGCTCGAACTCGGTGATACATAGTACATCGTCCTTGTTTCTGCCGCCGGCAAACAGGTTGACCTTGGAACCCTTTACCAGCTCCTTCGCCAGGTAATAGAGAGGGGCCAACCCAACGCCGCCACCAACCAGCAGCTTCTCGCCAGCCGGTTCGCCGAAAGTAAAGCCTTTCCCCAAGGGCCCGAGGATATCCAGGTGGTCTCCCTGGTGCAGGTCAGAGAGCAGCGCGGTCCCCTTGCCAACAACCTTGTACAGTATCTCCAGGAAGCTCTGTCTGCCACAATCGGTGTATGCGGTTTCAAAGGTGCCGAGGTCGAACACTCCGAACGGCCGTCGCAGCAGCGGGTCAATGGCCGGGTTGACCCGAACCATGACGAACTGCCCCGGTTGAGAACCTGATATGGTTGGGGGGGCAGTCATCCGCAGCCGAAAATAAGAAGGGGAAACCTCCACGTTGGACAAAACCATTGATTTAAACTGCATCAGATCTCTCCGCTTCGGTCAAGGGGCACTCCATCAGAACTGCATCCTCGCCGTTTTCATAATATTTAGGTCGTTGCCCGGATTCGACAAAACCAAGTTTTTTATAAAGTGCCCGAGCAGCATCATTGGACACCCGTACCTCTAGCCCCACATAGGCGGCGTTCCTGCTGCGACATTCGCTCAGGACCGACTCCACCAGGGCACGACCGACACCATAGTTTCTCATGTCGGAACGAACCGCAACATTGCGGATCTCCCCCTCATCAAACAGCAGGGTCGGGCAGATATACCCGGCCACTCGCCCTTCGTTGTCCAGCGCCACCAGGGGAAAGGCATAGGGGGATTGCAGCTCGTCAAGGAAATGTTCCCTGGCCCAGGGCTTTGGGTAAGAGACCTCCTCGATAGCCAGAACCTGATCCAGGTCAGCCTCGGTCATCGGGCAAATAGTAATATCGCCAAGCCCCGTCATTGGCGGCATGATAAGCGATCAACCTCTTCATGTAAACAAATATTTAAGCCATTATCGGTTTGACTTTTACAGGCCGATGGTTTATGAAAATGGTTGCACTAACGAACCGATTGGAGCCGTGAACATATGGGAGTAACTTACAAAGACGCCGGTGTTGATATCGACGCAGGCAACGCTTTTGTCAAGATGATAAAACCTTTGGTAAAAGCCACATCCCGACCGGAAGTGATTGCCGACATTGGTGGGTTCGGCGGGCTGTTCTCCCTCAACACCCAGAAGTACAAGAATCCGGTTCTGGTTTCCGGCACTGACGGTGTCGGAACAAAACTGAAAATTGCCTTTATGACCGACCGTCATGACACTGTTGGCATTGATCTGGTGGCGATGTGCGTCAATGATATCGTGGTCCAAGGCGCTGAACCGCTCTTCTTCCTCGACTACCTTGCCAC
This sequence is a window from Geoanaerobacter pelophilus. Protein-coding genes within it:
- a CDS encoding dihydroorotate dehydrogenase electron transfer subunit, giving the protein MQFKSMVLSNVEVSPSYFRLRMTAPPTISGSQPGQFVMVRVNPAIDPLLRRPFGVFDLGTFETAYTDCGRQSFLEILYKVVGKGTALLSDLHQGDHLDILGPLGKGFTFGEPAGEKLLVGGGVGLAPLYYLAKELVKGSKVNLFAGGRNKDDVLCITEFERLGVETYVATDDGTLGTRGLVTEVFEQQLAKAGPNAMIFACGPFPMLQAVALLAEKYQVPCQVSLEAYMACGVGACLGCVVKGKNHSDSTPDYRCVCKDGPVFDSKDLLWS
- the rimI gene encoding ribosomal protein S18-alanine N-acetyltransferase, which encodes MPPMTGLGDITICPMTEADLDQVLAIEEVSYPKPWAREHFLDELQSPYAFPLVALDNEGRVAGYICPTLLFDEGEIRNVAVRSDMRNYGVGRALVESVLSECRSRNAAYVGLEVRVSNDAARALYKKLGFVESGQRPKYYENGEDAVLMECPLTEAERSDAV